The DNA region TAAAAAAGAATATATAAAAGAAAATATAGAAAAACATTTAGATGAATTTGGTTTAAAAGGCTTAGAACATAAATATCCCAAAGAATTATCAGGTGGACAAAGACAAAGAGCCGCACTACTTAGAACATATATGTTTTCTAATGAAGTAATACTTTTAGATGAAGCATTTTCATCACTAGATTATATTACAAAAAATAAAATGTATAATTGGTTTAATAATTTAAAAAATGAATTAAAACTTACTTGTCTTCTTATAACTCACGATATAGATGAAGCCTTATTTTTAGCAGACAAAATCTGTATTCTAAAAGGAAAACCAGCAACATTAAAATATGAATTTAATATTCCAAAAGATAAAGATATTTTAAGTCCAGAAGTTATAGAAATAAAGAAAGAAATATTGAAAATTTTAAGCGAATAAAAATAAAGAACATGTCTTCTAACATTATCACCTTTGTATTGTTAGTACATGTTCTTTTTATATAATTACATATTTCTCATTTTTTCCAATATCTCGTGTATCATTTCATGAAGTTTCCATATTTCATCTAAACAAGGTTTACTCCAATCATTGCATGTTTCAAGATAACTCCTTACACAAATATGACTAACCATTTTTAAACCCCATTCAATTTTCGGTATATCTCCATCTAAAAGTATTTTTAAGAATTTTTCATAATCTCTATGATATTCTTTCAGAACTTTATCATTATTATAGCCCTCATCTTTTTATATTTCATTAATTGTAATTTTAGTTTGCTTTATTAACATATCTATTTCTTTTTTTATCATGGCTTAACCTTTCCACTAATAGGTAACAAATTTTATATTCATCATATTTTAATTTTCGTTTTCATCAATACCTTTTGTTTCCTTGAGATTATCTAATACTAATAAAATATCAAAAATAACAACTATTACTGCCATTATTTTATATGAAATTACTATTTTTAAAATATGATAAGTTATAAAATAGAAAAATAATATATCTATCATTATATCAGTTCTTCTTTCATATAAATTTATGTCAAAATAGTAGAAAATAAACATTGTTAATAAAGTAATTGCTACACTTATATTTATTTGTAATTCTATACCAATATGTTCATAATTTAAAATCGTATCGTTTCTAAATAAAGTTAAAAATATAATCATGCCTATTATTAAAATATTTAGTATAGTCTTATTTATTTTTATATCAAAAATTTCTTTTCTATATTTTAAAATCAGATATATTAAAGTTAGTATAATTATAATTAATAATATCATAGACATATATAACTCCGTTTTATTTTTATGCACTAGCCAACCTATCATTCTATATTTATGTAAAATTATTCCTAAAACATTTATCATATACACATATTTAATTTTGCTATACTCTTTATTTTTTATTATCTCTTGAAATAATATCGTTAGTATAAACATAAATATATTATACCCTAGTGTATACACAATCATACTTAAAAAGATAAGTATTTTTTTTATTTTTTCATTCTTAATCTTTAACAATAAAATATTTACTACACTAAACTTTAACAATTCTACTATTATTAATTTTATACTTAATGTATTATTTGTAAATATTTTTATAACTGGTACAAATATTCCCTCAAATAAAGGAGCAAAAAGCAAAAATATCATTAATATAAAAATCAATTCTATTTTAAAGTTTATTTTTTTATCATTCATAATCAATTTCCTATCTATTTATTAAAATTAAAATCACCGAATAAATTAAATCAAAATTTAAAAATGCATATATATTAGAACTTACTAATGTCCCTTTAGAAAGAAAAATTAAAATATTTAGTACATATATAATTATTATTTTCTTCATTTTTATTCACTCCCTATTCTTATAGTTTTATAACTACACCACTATATTTAACTTATTTTTTATCATGTTTTTTTATAATGTCTTCTAATTTAAATGATAGCACAGTAAGTATTTATATGTAAAGGTAATCCTAAATAATTAAATAAAAGAAAAGACATGAATTTAAAATAAACATTTATTCTAATTCATGTCTTTTTATTATATCTTATCTATCATAGAAATTTTATCAACCACTAAATTAGCTATTTCTTTTAATTCATCTGGTGAGTGAGACATACAAATTGAATAATCGACAACATTAAACATTGCTCTATCATTTTCAGAATCTCCTATACCTATTGTATAATAAGGTGTCTTTTCCATGATTTTTTTTATTGCATTCCCCTTAGAAATATCTTTTGCACATATTTCTATTCTTGTTCTAGAAGTTTTAACTATACTTAAACTATCGCCAAATTTTTGCATTAAATCATTAAATATTTCAACTTCTTTGTTTCTATCAGGTCTTACATTTATTTTATAAATATCTCTATTTTCTAAAAGGTCAAAAGGGTATTCAGTGCAAATCATTTCCATATCCCATAATGACTCTGGTTTATCATGCATAAAATTTCCTATTCTTTTCTTACCATCTAATGCATCAAAAACCAATTTTTTTTCTTTGAAATAATCATATAATTTTTTAAGATTAACAGTATCTATCAATTCATTAAAAATTTCATTTCCATTTTTGTCTATAATTTGTGCTCCATTAAATCCAATTTTATAATCAAATAAAATATCATTTTCTTTTTCTATATATTCTATTTCTTTTACAGATCTTCCTGTTGCTACCGCTATTAAATTATTTTTTGCAAATTCTTTAAATCTTTTTAAATCAAGTTTTTCAACATTTATAGAATTTTGTACAAAAGTTCCATCTAAATCTGTGATTATAAGTCTCTCCATTTAACCTTCCATCCTTAAAATTTCTCTTATTTCCATTTTTAAAACATTCGCATGTGCTCCATATATTGATTGCATTTGCATACCGCTTTCCACAAATCCTAATGCTTTATACTTAGATTTAATTATCTCTTTATCTATTAACGATTTATCTTTTACATTAATACGAAGTCTTGTAATGCAAGCATCAACTTCTACAATATTTTCTTTTCCACCATGGGCTTCTATTAGACCTAATGCTTGTTCTCTAACAGACATTTTTTCGTTTGATTTTTCTTGCATTTCATCTTTTAATGTTTTCAAACCATATTTAGCTCTTGTTTCTTCTTTTGTCGCAAGGAAAACTTCATCTTCATCTTCTCTACCAGGAGTTTTAAAATTAAATTTCAATATCATGTATTTGAAAACAAAATAATAAACTATAAAACAAATTGGTCCTGCAATTAAAATTAAATACCATTTTGTTCTTGTACCTTGTAATACTCCATAAATTACAAAATTAATAAATCCATGCCCTGTTGGTGTTAAAAAAGCTGCTCCCGCTATATTCATTGATAATAAAGTAAGACCACATAAAATAGCATGAACTCCATATAATGCTGGTGCTACAAATAAGAAAGTAAATTCTAATGGCTCTGTTATTCCTGTTAAAAATGACGAACCTGCTGCTGCTAATAATAAAGAACCTATCAATTTTCTTTTTTCAGGTTTAGCAGTTCTATACATTGCAAATGCTGCTCCAACTAACCCAAACATATTATATACAAATTTCCCTGAACTAAATCTTGTAATATTAGGGTCTATTATAGCATCAGGAGAAGAAATTGCTGCCATATATGCGTTTATAGTTCCTGCAACTGTTTTACCATCTACTACAAATATTCCCCCTAATTCTGTTGTTCTAATTGGCCAGTTTAATCCATGGTGTAATCCAAATGGAAGTAAAATACGCTCTGTTACTGAGTATAAGAAAGTTCCAACATAACTTGATTTTAATATTGCTACCGAAGCAAGATTTATAACTACTTGAACATATGGCCATACAAAAAATATTATTATAGAAACTATTGCCATTACAGGCATTACCATAATGGGTACTAATCTTGGTCCACTAAAAAATCCTACAACTGATGGTAATGTTAAAGTTATTGCTTTTCTATGAACTAAATATGCAACAAGCCCTGCTATTATACCACCAAATACATTTAAATCCATTGTTTGTATACCTAATATAACAGTTTGCATTTGTTTTGATAATTCTGCCTTATCAGCTAATGAACCTGAACTTTTTAATAAAAAGTTTAATACATAGTGCAATGTTAAAAATCCTATTAAAGCAGATAATGCTGCTGACCCTTTTTCTCTTTTAGCAAGTCCTACACAAACTCCAATAGCAAATATTATTGGTAAATTTTTAAATGCAACTTGTCCTAATGTTACAAGTAATCCCATAAAAATCTTAATAATTGGATTATTTAAGAATGGGTATAATTCAACTGTTGACTTATATGTAAATGCCTTTCCTATTCCAAGTAATATACCAGCAGCAGGTAATACTGAAACTGGTAATAAAAAACTTCTGCCAAATTTTTCAAAAGCAACTACAAATCTGTTTCTTTCCATAATGTATATCTCTCCTTTTTTTATTTTTACAATAATATTATATCTTAAAAAATATTATTACATATATTTTTTATCTATTTTTACTATTATTAAAAAAAATTACATTTAGAGTAAAATTTTACCTTAATAAAAAAGAACATATTCTTGGACATGCTCTCTTTAAAGAATTTTTATATATTATTTTATATTTTCTAAATCCAATAGTAATTTTTCAAATACTAGATTAGATGCTATATGTAACATTAATCTTGACCTTATTTTCTCTCTTTTACTAGACGAACTATATGTATACAAACATACATCACTTAATTTTTCTAAATTATTCCCACCATAACTTGTAATACTTGCTATTTTAACATTATTTTTCTTACTTTCTAATAATTGACTATTTAAAATTTCATTTTCTCCGCTAAGTGATACTATGATTATAAGGTCATTTTCTCCTGAAATTTCAACAATTCTTTCTATTAAATATTTTTCTTCTGGTGCTAATGCCCAAAAGCCTGCTAATTGTAAATTTCTTGATAATTCTTTGGCTACCATAGAACTATTACCATAACCTAAACAATATATTCTTTTTGACTCTATTATAATTTTTACAAATTTTTCTAATTTTTCATCTGTCAATAACTCTAATGTTTTTGATAAATCACCTTTTATTCTATTTTTTATTTCTCCTAAACTCTCATTAATATTTTTATTTTTTTTATCATTATTGCTTATAAGTGAAAATTTAAATTCATTAAAAGATGAAAATCCTAATTTCTTACAGGCTCTTATAACAGTTGAACTAGATAAAAATAATGATTGCGTTATATGTTTTAACTTTAGGTTTACTATATTTTCATAACCCAAGATATAGTTTATTACTTGTTTTTCATTATCTGATAAATCTTTATATTTTTCATAAATATTTTTTAACATATTTCTCCCATACATAATTATAATATTCGCTTCATTTATACCTATAAAAAAAGTAAATTCCATTTATTTATATTATAACATATTTATATTATAATAAAATATGATAATATTGAATTTCTTTTCCCAAAATATTCTAGTATAATTATAACATAATATTTCTCCGATAAATACTTTTTAGTATTAAAATACTTTAAAAGATAAATTTATTGATAAAAAGATACTAAGAATAAAAATTCCCAATTTTTACAATCTCCCTCTTAGTATCTTTTTTTATTTATAAATTTTAATAAATACCTATTTTTTTATATACTTAATCAATAATGAATTAACTCCTAAATAAATTATCACAGGTATTGAAATATAACGATTATCTACATGATATTTTCTAAACACATATATTATAAATAGGGTTAAAATTAATAATAAAATTCCTAATATTTTAACAAACAACTTTTTATCCATATTTTCTCCATTTCCTTATTTAACAACACTTTCATAAGGTTTAAGTTCAATTTCTTTACCATTTAACGATACTTTTATATTTTCATTTAAAAGATTATGTAATATAGCTTTTTCTTTTCCCTTATATTTCATTTTAAATGCAAATACACCATCATTTTTTAAATCAAGTGATTCATATTTACCATATCTTATTTCTTCATTTTCTTTTCTTATTTTAATCCATTTAATATAGTGCGAAAGTAATGAATTTTCATTTTTTTCTTGTGTATAAAAATCTTTAATGTCTTCATTATCTACTTCATTTACCCATGAAGTTTGATATTTATCTCTCCAAATGTACCCTTGTCTAATATACTCATCAGGTTTTGACCCTTTCATACCCAATTCTTCACCGTAATAAATATAAGGGTTCCCAGGTAGGGTTAAAAGTATGCTTGCAATTAATTTTAATCTTTTAGTATCTTTAATTTTATTTGCTACTCTTTCTTGGTCATGGTTAGTTAAAAATATTGCATCAATATAGTTTGAATTAACTTTTTCATATTTTTTATAAATATTTTCTAGTCCTGGTCTTATTTTTGAAGAGTTTCCTGAAAATACTGTATAAAATATTAATTTTTCAGAAAATTCAAAATTAAAATTAGAATCAAATACTTCATAAAATTTAGAGATATAATCTGTATTAGACCATACTTCCCCTACAAGATACACGTTTTTATTTACAGATTGCAATTCTTTTCTAAATTCACTCCACCATTTAATATTTTCACTAACATTATCTACACTACCTTTTGCATGTTCTCCAAAAGCAAAAATATGAGGTGCAGCATCTAATCTATAACCATCAAGATTAGTTTCTTTTAACCAATATTTAGCATATTTTATTATTTCTTGTCTAACATTTTTATTAGAAAAGTCTAAATCTGGCATTCCTTCCCAAAATATACCAT from Oceanivirga salmonicida includes:
- a CDS encoding ABC transporter ATP-binding protein; protein product: MNISNKVKLSVKNISYTFNKNEEVLKDICFDIKEYKTVAIIGPSGVGKTTLFNIIAGLLEANNGQVFLENEDITGITSKVSYMLQKDLLLPFRTVFENISLPLEIKGHKKEYIKENIEKHLDEFGLKGLEHKYPKELSGGQRQRAALLRTYMFSNEVILLDEAFSSLDYITKNKMYNWFNNLKNELKLTCLLITHDIDEALFLADKICILKGKPATLKYEFNIPKDKDILSPEVIEIKKEILKILSE
- a CDS encoding HAD-IIB family hydrolase, giving the protein MERLIITDLDGTFVQNSINVEKLDLKRFKEFAKNNLIAVATGRSVKEIEYIEKENDILFDYKIGFNGAQIIDKNGNEIFNELIDTVNLKKLYDYFKEKKLVFDALDGKKRIGNFMHDKPESLWDMEMICTEYPFDLLENRDIYKINVRPDRNKEVEIFNDLMQKFGDSLSIVKTSRTRIEICAKDISKGNAIKKIMEKTPYYTIGIGDSENDRAMFNVVDYSICMSHSPDELKEIANLVVDKISMIDKI
- a CDS encoding PTS transporter subunit EIIC, coding for MERNRFVVAFEKFGRSFLLPVSVLPAAGILLGIGKAFTYKSTVELYPFLNNPIIKIFMGLLVTLGQVAFKNLPIIFAIGVCVGLAKREKGSAALSALIGFLTLHYVLNFLLKSSGSLADKAELSKQMQTVILGIQTMDLNVFGGIIAGLVAYLVHRKAITLTLPSVVGFFSGPRLVPIMVMPVMAIVSIIIFFVWPYVQVVINLASVAILKSSYVGTFLYSVTERILLPFGLHHGLNWPIRTTELGGIFVVDGKTVAGTINAYMAAISSPDAIIDPNITRFSSGKFVYNMFGLVGAAFAMYRTAKPEKRKLIGSLLLAAAGSSFLTGITEPLEFTFLFVAPALYGVHAILCGLTLLSMNIAGAAFLTPTGHGFINFVIYGVLQGTRTKWYLILIAGPICFIVYYFVFKYMILKFNFKTPGREDEDEVFLATKEETRAKYGLKTLKDEMQEKSNEKMSVREQALGLIEAHGGKENIVEVDACITRLRINVKDKSLIDKEIIKSKYKALGFVESGMQMQSIYGAHANVLKMEIREILRMEG
- a CDS encoding MurR/RpiR family transcriptional regulator: MLKNIYEKYKDLSDNEKQVINYILGYENIVNLKLKHITQSLFLSSSTVIRACKKLGFSSFNEFKFSLISNNDKKNKNINESLGEIKNRIKGDLSKTLELLTDEKLEKFVKIIIESKRIYCLGYGNSSMVAKELSRNLQLAGFWALAPEEKYLIERIVEISGENDLIIIVSLSGENEILNSQLLESKKNNVKIASITSYGGNNLEKLSDVCLYTYSSSSKREKIRSRLMLHIASNLVFEKLLLDLENIK
- a CDS encoding alpha-amylase family glycosyl hydrolase, whose amino-acid sequence is MKRFIYCFLVVLMTISCFKTENVKSNRIYYEIFVRSFADSNGDGIGDINGITEKLPELNKIGIEGLWLTPIFKSPSYHKYDVTDYLKIDEEYGTKEDLKKLVEKAHELDIKVIIDFPVNHTSIEHPWFKDILKNPDSKYKDYYNIINKDEKGYNKNIAVLGGKSWHKLNENELYYGIFWEGMPDLDFSNKNVRQEIIKYAKYWLKETNLDGYRLDAAPHIFAFGEHAKGSVDNVSENIKWWSEFRKELQSVNKNVYLVGEVWSNTDYISKFYEVFDSNFNFEFSEKLIFYTVFSGNSSKIRPGLENIYKKYEKVNSNYIDAIFLTNHDQERVANKIKDTKRLKLIASILLTLPGNPYIYYGEELGMKGSKPDEYIRQGYIWRDKYQTSWVNEVDNEDIKDFYTQEKNENSLLSHYIKWIKIRKENEEIRYGKYESLDLKNDGVFAFKMKYKGKEKAILHNLLNENIKVSLNGKEIELKPYESVVK